From Enterococcus wangshanyuanii, the proteins below share one genomic window:
- a CDS encoding GNAT family N-acetyltransferase yields MSTNLEIHTKRCMIRRFKESDIDSFMEYRNDMDWMRHQGLKGLTKQKYADILLGEKSLKSGVQLAIVSKKNGDLIGDIYLKQEKDSCWIGYSVRQSEARQGYAYESVNATINYLKENGIKSIEAEVENSNYSSIKFLNKLKFNCVHSDQDRKIFVLHL; encoded by the coding sequence ATGTCGACTAATCTGGAAATTCACACAAAGCGGTGTATGATACGCCGGTTTAAAGAAAGTGATATTGATAGTTTTATGGAATATAGAAATGATATGGATTGGATGCGACATCAAGGTTTAAAAGGACTGACGAAGCAAAAATATGCAGATATACTTTTAGGTGAAAAATCTTTAAAGAGTGGTGTACAACTAGCTATCGTAAGCAAGAAAAATGGCGATTTAATTGGTGATATTTATCTTAAACAAGAGAAGGACAGTTGTTGGATAGGTTATTCAGTACGTCAATCGGAAGCTCGACAAGGATATGCTTATGAATCAGTTAACGCTACTATCAATTATCTAAAAGAAAATGGGATTAAATCTATTGAAGCAGAAGTAGAAAATAGTAATTATTCTTCAATTAAATTTCTTAATAAATTAAAATTTAATTGTGTTCACTCAGATCAAGACAGGAAAATATTTGTGTTACATCTTTAG
- a CDS encoding M23 family metallopeptidase gives MMNEDLNQSIIIEFPLRGEWQAPTTPAKRIPSHGTDRMGLRFAFDFVQVDWENKRKPFYSTSFTRYFFFGVPLDKCYCWGEPIFAPCDGEIVTVRDGIPERAVVHWVVDSAIAIKNAHSFNEYKDDFSQIAGNYLVMKCQNNVYMAFVHLQTNSIKGAVGDRVRKGEQLGNVGHSGNSTSPHLHFQLMDSSDIAKSNGLPFLFEEYEVYRNGVWESVYDQIPADTDRIRFYKS, from the coding sequence ATGATGAACGAAGACCTGAATCAATCGATTATTATAGAATTTCCACTTAGAGGTGAATGGCAAGCACCTACGACACCCGCAAAGAGAATTCCTAGTCATGGTACAGATCGAATGGGATTAAGGTTTGCATTTGATTTTGTGCAAGTGGATTGGGAAAATAAAAGAAAGCCGTTTTACAGCACTAGCTTCACTAGGTATTTTTTCTTTGGCGTACCGTTAGATAAATGCTATTGCTGGGGAGAACCGATTTTTGCGCCTTGTGATGGTGAAATCGTAACGGTTAGAGATGGTATTCCAGAACGTGCTGTTGTGCACTGGGTAGTAGATTCAGCAATCGCTATAAAAAATGCTCACTCATTTAATGAATATAAAGATGATTTCAGTCAAATTGCCGGAAACTATCTTGTTATGAAGTGTCAAAATAATGTCTATATGGCATTTGTTCATTTACAAACGAATTCGATCAAAGGTGCTGTTGGGGATCGAGTCAGAAAAGGGGAACAGCTAGGAAATGTTGGACATTCAGGGAATTCTACATCTCCTCATTTACATTTTCAATTGATGGATAGCTCGGATATTGCCAAATCAAATGGTCTCCCTTTTTTATTTGAAGAATATGAAGTGTATCGAAATGGTGTCTGGGAATCAGTTTATGATCAGATACCAGCAGATACAGATCGAATTCGATTTTATAAAAGTTGA
- a CDS encoding flavodoxin domain-containing protein: MGNKIIVYTTRHGASESVALRISRETNYTIVSEKEFNGSSDDAEVLFVAPIYMGAVFGLDSLVKKLNKSNKVKLTIVTIGLYDPNRESNVENIRNHVESSLADSTIVLLNLFSIRGKLDMKKLSFTQKMLIKALYNKAKKADVKNRTENEQDIIKAVEENDALYFPQLDEIIQSI, from the coding sequence ATGGGCAATAAAATAATTGTTTATACTACACGGCATGGAGCAAGTGAAAGTGTTGCTTTACGCATTTCACGAGAGACGAACTATACGATAGTTTCTGAAAAAGAATTCAATGGTTCTTCTGATGATGCGGAAGTCTTATTTGTAGCACCGATTTATATGGGAGCGGTTTTTGGTTTAGATTCACTTGTTAAGAAGCTGAATAAGAGTAACAAAGTAAAGCTAACGATCGTTACAATTGGACTTTATGATCCTAATCGTGAAAGTAATGTCGAGAATATCAGAAATCACGTAGAATCATCATTGGCTGATTCTACGATTGTATTATTGAATCTATTTAGTATACGTGGAAAGCTTGATATGAAGAAATTATCTTTTACGCAAAAAATGTTGATCAAAGCCTTATATAATAAGGCAAAAAAAGCGGATGTAAAGAATAGGACTGAAAATGAGCAAGATATAATCAAGGCTGTTGAGGAAAATGATGCATTGTATTTTCCGCAGTTGGATGAAATCATCCAAAGTATTTGA
- a CDS encoding restriction endonuclease, protein MDVLARSDHRKLDYQCKRYKKKVGNKAVQEAHAGKSYYGLDDVYVVTNSYFTKPAKELAIKTGVHLIDRDGLYNMLKKCQDTQQPIKNE, encoded by the coding sequence ATCGATGTTTTAGCTCGGAGCGATCATCGAAAATTAGATTATCAGTGTAAACGATATAAAAAGAAAGTCGGGAATAAAGCAGTTCAGGAGGCACATGCGGGGAAAAGTTATTATGGATTAGATGATGTCTATGTTGTGACTAATAGTTACTTTACCAAACCAGCTAAAGAGTTGGCAATCAAAACGGGTGTTCATCTGATAGATAGAGATGGATTATATAACATGCTAAAAAAATGTCAAGATACGCAACAGCCGATCAAGAATGAGTAA
- a CDS encoding alpha/beta hydrolase produces the protein MNYIIEPGKTNAPVFITLHGTGGDEHSLLPIGKELNANATLIGIRGTVQESGMNRYFRRLAEGLYDEQDLELRGKELADFIYTLAEKHNFSLDQVVLIGYSNGANIAINLMLRDASFKKAVLLHPMYPIEVATPQHLKDTHTFMSFGQHDPIVSVEESKKVLNLFAENHGSVAHIWTVSHQLTYDEIAAAKKWLEAL, from the coding sequence ATGAACTATATAATCGAACCAGGGAAAACAAATGCACCTGTTTTCATCACCCTTCATGGAACAGGCGGAGATGAGCATTCCCTACTTCCAATTGGCAAAGAGCTGAATGCAAATGCTACGCTGATCGGGATTCGCGGGACAGTTCAAGAAAGCGGCATGAATCGTTACTTCAGAAGATTAGCTGAAGGTCTTTACGATGAGCAAGATTTGGAGCTGCGAGGAAAAGAGTTAGCTGATTTTATCTATACTTTAGCAGAGAAACACAACTTTTCACTAGATCAAGTCGTTTTGATCGGTTATTCCAATGGTGCAAATATCGCTATCAACTTGATGTTGAGAGATGCTAGCTTCAAAAAAGCTGTTTTGCTACATCCGATGTACCCAATTGAAGTTGCAACTCCGCAACATCTAAAAGATACACACACATTTATGAGCTTTGGTCAGCACGATCCGATCGTATCCGTTGAGGAAAGCAAAAAAGTATTAAATCTATTTGCTGAGAATCATGGCAGTGTTGCACATATCTGGACGGTAAGTCACCAATTGACGTATGATGAGATTGCCGCAGCTAAAAAATGGTTAGAGGCTCTATGA
- a CDS encoding VOC family protein, with the protein MNPIDKIHHISAIVGDPQENLHFYRNVLGLRLVKQTVNFDDEHTYHLYYSNQSVDNGTIITFFPWNNAHKGRVGSGQVGTIAFRIPKGTAAYWKEHLAKHQVSVKESELFNQLTLELQDSHDLSLALVEGEESADSPDILGFHGAVLLSADPDATSQTLVQDLGLETGKSTEENYTFYTHGVQRHQIILPKIAMKFGRWGVGTVHHIAWSVPTYESQAQWQDYLYTHQYGVTEIKDRNYFKAIYFQEHGSIIFEIATEVPGFTIDESFENLGKQLMLPPQFEARRDQIIAHLPKLDV; encoded by the coding sequence ATGAATCCAATCGATAAAATCCATCATATTTCCGCTATTGTTGGCGATCCGCAAGAAAACCTGCACTTTTATCGTAATGTATTAGGTTTGCGGCTTGTGAAACAGACCGTCAATTTTGATGATGAACATACGTATCACCTATATTATAGTAATCAATCTGTCGATAACGGAACGATCATTACCTTTTTCCCTTGGAATAATGCGCATAAAGGACGTGTGGGCAGTGGACAAGTAGGAACTATTGCTTTTCGTATTCCAAAAGGCACTGCTGCTTATTGGAAAGAGCATTTAGCAAAACATCAGGTTTCTGTAAAAGAATCTGAGCTATTTAATCAACTAACATTAGAGTTACAAGACTCTCATGATTTATCTTTAGCACTTGTTGAAGGAGAGGAATCGGCAGACTCACCTGATATTCTTGGTTTTCACGGAGCTGTATTGCTTTCTGCTGACCCTGATGCGACAAGTCAGACTTTAGTTCAAGATTTAGGCTTGGAAACTGGTAAGTCAACAGAGGAAAATTATACTTTTTATACCCATGGTGTTCAAAGACATCAAATCATCCTACCAAAAATCGCTATGAAATTTGGTCGCTGGGGAGTTGGTACCGTACACCATATTGCTTGGTCTGTTCCCACTTACGAGTCACAAGCACAATGGCAGGATTATTTATACACTCATCAATACGGCGTAACAGAAATCAAAGACCGTAACTATTTTAAAGCCATCTATTTCCAAGAACATGGAAGTATCATCTTTGAAATTGCAACGGAAGTCCCTGGTTTTACGATTGATGAATCCTTTGAAAACTTAGGTAAACAATTGATGCTGCCGCCTCAATTCGAAGCACGGCGGGATCAAATCATTGCTCATTTACCAAAATTAGACGTTTAA
- a CDS encoding ring-cleaving dioxygenase has product MRKEDQLLGVHHVTAMTSDVEKNYTFFTDILGMRLVKKTVNQDDIYTYHTYFADDLGSPGTTMTFFDFPNNPKGTKGTNSISRTGFRVPNDAALTYYEQRFDEFNVKHEAISTEFGKKVLRFWDFDDQAYQLISDETNTGVKAGIPWKKGPVPEEFAIYGLGPVEISVSYAADFKGLLENIFNFKTVKQEDNRYLMEVGEGGNGAQVVLVDDTTSPQSQQGFGEVHHVAFRLADRQSLAVWQEIFDNLGLSNSGYVDRYYFESLYVRVGHILVELATDEPGFMGDEPYETLGEKLSLAPFLENRREYIESVIKPFNTKRA; this is encoded by the coding sequence ATGAGAAAAGAAGATCAATTATTAGGTGTACACCATGTCACAGCAATGACTAGCGATGTCGAAAAGAATTATACGTTTTTCACAGATATTCTAGGTATGCGTTTAGTAAAAAAAACAGTCAATCAAGATGATATCTATACCTATCATACTTATTTTGCAGACGACTTAGGCTCTCCCGGCACAACGATGACCTTTTTCGATTTTCCCAACAATCCAAAAGGAACCAAAGGTACAAATTCAATCAGTAGAACTGGATTTCGCGTACCAAACGATGCTGCCTTAACCTACTATGAACAACGCTTTGACGAATTCAATGTAAAACACGAAGCGATTTCAACTGAGTTTGGTAAAAAAGTGTTACGTTTCTGGGATTTCGATGATCAAGCCTATCAATTGATCTCCGATGAAACAAATACTGGCGTCAAAGCAGGAATTCCATGGAAAAAGGGACCTGTCCCAGAAGAATTTGCGATTTACGGTTTAGGCCCCGTTGAGATTTCTGTTTCTTATGCTGCTGATTTCAAAGGTTTATTAGAAAATATTTTCAACTTTAAAACCGTTAAGCAAGAAGACAACCGCTATTTGATGGAAGTTGGCGAAGGCGGCAATGGGGCCCAAGTAGTATTAGTTGACGATACGACCAGTCCGCAATCCCAACAAGGCTTTGGCGAAGTCCATCACGTTGCCTTCCGTTTAGCAGATCGTCAATCACTAGCAGTGTGGCAGGAAATTTTTGATAATCTAGGCTTATCGAATTCCGGCTATGTCGATCGCTACTACTTTGAATCTTTATATGTTCGTGTTGGTCATATTCTAGTAGAACTGGCAACAGACGAACCTGGTTTCATGGGGGATGAACCGTATGAAACGCTTGGAGAAAAATTATCACTCGCACCATTTTTAGAAAATCGTCGTGAATATATTGAAAGTGTTATTAAACCTTTCAACACTAAACGCGCTTAA
- a CDS encoding MarR family winged helix-turn-helix transcriptional regulator: protein MNHQEESLKTYIGLLRTASQLEQLAKKDVTCYGLNITEFSVLELLFHKGRQTTQTIKEKILIASSSTTYVVDQLMKKGYVTRQTNESDRRIIYVDITSAGKKLMEEIFPTHAQQIAASFSDITIEELQSLQHILKKINY from the coding sequence ATGAATCATCAAGAAGAATCATTAAAAACATATATCGGTCTTTTACGCACTGCTAGCCAGCTGGAGCAATTAGCCAAAAAAGATGTTACCTGTTACGGCTTGAACATTACTGAATTTTCTGTTCTGGAATTACTTTTTCATAAAGGAAGGCAAACAACTCAAACTATTAAGGAAAAGATTCTGATTGCCAGCAGCAGTACGACGTATGTCGTCGATCAGTTGATGAAAAAAGGCTATGTCACGCGTCAAACAAACGAAAGTGATCGTCGAATCATCTATGTCGATATCACCTCAGCGGGAAAAAAGCTGATGGAGGAAATTTTCCCCACTCATGCACAGCAGATCGCTGCCAGCTTTTCTGATATCACTATCGAAGAATTACAATCATTACAACACATACTAAAAAAAATAAACTATTAA
- a CDS encoding heavy metal translocating P-type ATPase, producing the protein MSKKSTGMNEKDHSMHTGHEMKGMNHTEHDKSSMEHSMHEGHDSSNMDHSMHEGHDMGGMDHSMHMGNFKQKFWLSLILAIPIIVLSPMMGMELPFQFSFPGSNWVVLVLAIILFVYGGQPFLSGAKMELKMKSPAMMTLIAMGISVAFFYSLYSFIANTFFHAHVMDFFWELATLIVIMLLGHWIEMNAVMNASDALQKLAELLPDEVTRVKADGTEEKVSLQAVHENDHLIVRAGDKMPTDGLIEKGTSIVDESAVTGESRGVVKKVGDRVIGGSVNGEGTMTILVTGTGESGYLAQVMDMVRKAQADKSKLEALSDKVAKWLFYVALFAGILAFVAWLFVSDLPSALERMVTVFIIACPHALGLAIPLVVARSTSIAAKNGLLLKNRNALENAHDLDMVLLDKTGTLTQGSFAVTGVETFVTALDKKTVLQYIGALENSANHPIATGIMNYMKEQKITPFKAENEKNIAGVGLKGQVEGQEVKIVNAKALKDLGIEVDQASIAHYQEQGNTISYLLIKDQLVGLIALGDQIKAEAKEFITALTARGIEPVMLTGDNEEAAANVAAYLGIKQYYASLMPDDKEKIVAQLVNKGKRVAMVGDGINDAPSLARATIGIAIGAGTDVAIDSADVVLTNSNPLDILHFIDLAKQTRIKMVQNLWWGAGYNIVAIPLAAGVLAPWGIILNPAVGAALMSLSTIIVALNAMTLKIKK; encoded by the coding sequence ATGAGTAAGAAGAGTACAGGCATGAATGAAAAAGATCATTCAATGCATACAGGTCATGAAATGAAAGGGATGAATCATACAGAACACGATAAGAGCAGTATGGAACATTCAATGCACGAAGGGCACGATAGCAGCAACATGGATCACTCCATGCATGAAGGACATGATATGGGCGGGATGGATCATAGCATGCACATGGGGAATTTTAAACAAAAATTCTGGTTGTCATTGATCCTTGCGATCCCAATCATTGTTTTATCTCCGATGATGGGAATGGAACTACCGTTTCAATTTTCTTTTCCGGGATCTAACTGGGTCGTATTAGTATTAGCTATTATTTTATTTGTGTACGGGGGTCAGCCGTTTTTAAGCGGGGCAAAAATGGAATTGAAAATGAAAAGCCCAGCAATGATGACGTTGATCGCGATGGGGATTTCAGTTGCTTTCTTCTATAGTTTATACTCGTTTATTGCGAATACCTTTTTCCATGCACATGTCATGGATTTCTTCTGGGAGCTTGCTACACTGATCGTAATTATGTTATTGGGTCACTGGATCGAGATGAATGCGGTGATGAATGCCAGTGATGCGTTGCAAAAATTGGCTGAATTGCTGCCGGATGAGGTGACACGAGTTAAGGCTGATGGGACTGAAGAAAAAGTTTCTCTACAAGCGGTTCACGAAAACGATCATCTGATCGTTCGTGCCGGTGATAAGATGCCGACAGATGGACTTATTGAAAAAGGGACTTCGATCGTGGATGAGTCTGCTGTTACAGGTGAGTCTCGTGGTGTAGTCAAAAAAGTAGGTGATCGTGTGATCGGCGGTTCCGTCAATGGTGAGGGGACAATGACAATTCTTGTTACAGGAACGGGTGAGAGCGGTTATCTTGCACAAGTAATGGACATGGTCCGTAAAGCCCAAGCGGACAAATCAAAATTAGAAGCATTATCTGATAAAGTAGCAAAATGGTTATTCTATGTTGCTTTATTTGCCGGAATTTTAGCTTTTGTTGCCTGGTTATTTGTTAGTGATCTGCCATCTGCTTTAGAACGAATGGTGACTGTTTTTATCATTGCCTGTCCACACGCTTTAGGCTTGGCGATTCCTTTAGTAGTCGCGCGTTCAACTTCTATTGCTGCAAAAAATGGCTTATTATTAAAGAATCGAAATGCATTGGAAAACGCGCACGACTTAGATATGGTTCTATTAGATAAAACAGGCACATTAACGCAAGGAAGCTTTGCTGTTACTGGCGTCGAAACTTTTGTAACAGCTTTAGACAAAAAGACTGTTCTGCAATATATTGGTGCTTTAGAGAACAGTGCAAATCATCCTATTGCAACAGGTATTATGAATTATATGAAGGAGCAAAAGATCACACCTTTTAAAGCTGAGAACGAAAAAAATATTGCCGGTGTTGGTTTAAAAGGACAAGTTGAAGGACAAGAGGTAAAAATTGTTAATGCTAAAGCGTTGAAAGATCTAGGGATCGAAGTTGATCAGGCCTCAATTGCTCATTATCAGGAGCAAGGAAATACAATTAGTTATTTGTTGATCAAAGATCAACTGGTGGGCTTGATCGCGTTGGGTGACCAAATCAAAGCAGAAGCAAAAGAATTTATAACCGCACTGACTGCACGGGGGATTGAACCTGTCATGTTGACGGGGGACAACGAAGAAGCTGCTGCTAATGTTGCTGCCTATCTAGGGATCAAGCAATATTATGCCAGTCTGATGCCTGATGACAAGGAGAAAATTGTGGCGCAATTAGTGAATAAAGGAAAACGTGTTGCAATGGTCGGCGATGGAATCAATGATGCACCGAGTCTCGCGCGTGCAACGATCGGAATTGCGATTGGCGCTGGAACAGATGTGGCAATCGATTCTGCTGATGTTGTGCTGACAAATAGCAATCCATTAGATATATTACACTTCATTGATTTAGCGAAACAAACACGAATCAAAATGGTTCAAAATCTATGGTGGGGAGCTGGTTATAATATCGTTGCGATTCCTTTAGCAGCTGGTGTTTTAGCACCATGGGGGATAATTCTGAATCCAGCAGTTGGCGCTGCCTTGATGTCATTAAGTACAATCATTGTTGCGTTAAACGCAATGACATTGAAGATTAAAAAATAA
- a CDS encoding DUF7006 family protein: MTNDEVERFLKRYMDHYERKFDQIWLKQRYKKMYDYSQALLESLANYQQLATSDQFWLDFVQVIKIDAKLHLLAFVVESAEHSVVEISEEEMIAMIEKDHATYYSENMGFKLNERSSSSLLFLIE; the protein is encoded by the coding sequence ATGACAAACGATGAGGTAGAACGATTTCTAAAGCGTTATATGGATCATTATGAAAGGAAATTTGATCAAATATGGCTTAAACAAAGGTACAAAAAAATGTATGATTATTCTCAAGCGTTGTTGGAAAGTTTAGCCAATTATCAGCAATTAGCGACATCTGATCAGTTTTGGTTGGATTTTGTTCAAGTAATAAAAATTGATGCGAAATTACATTTATTAGCCTTCGTTGTAGAAAGTGCTGAACATTCTGTAGTTGAAATCAGTGAAGAAGAAATGATAGCAATGATAGAAAAAGACCATGCCACCTATTATTCGGAAAATATGGGCTTTAAGCTGAATGAACGCTCATCATCATCCTTACTATTTTTAATAGAATAG
- a CDS encoding helix-turn-helix domain-containing protein produces the protein MYQFLLSTIDQEVYEFFSFLLDNRLKKIDLTTCAKQLKHSKNRMLMICDRAKEFRQNYPYFTLEIADDLTIYCHFSSNFLLSKLYALMLEDTIPFRILDRLFSQKYISLEKTAQQYFVSDRTVQRKLKELDRILSNYNIGLDLKSKSLFKGAEYRIRYFFHTMYWQVFDENRIKNFDLKKSSLVQLRQRLTSLPTHYRNIDIDKFIQIIAISVYRMKRGYFIHEIPQEMTEINHLYISFDTFKEEIMTPLFEENYLHMNIPKKEYYFLYYMFTVITTYLPEEVPEQLKKDQQTKGAPEMAWLFARTAQSFFKLPLSKVILNYLVMNVLTIHSTSIVFASENKMDAFGKSTTEADYLRVFPKIYPRVKEMYALLSEQSPFFAEMYTANNRLLFQYSMLLSLVVQPSAQPIRLFHESKFGKIQEAKQKRRIRQLLNDAVVFVDEAPEIVLTDYPVDREKFKKQNPDVHFFKWHSFQTTEKWVELVEYIEQQQENV, from the coding sequence ATGTATCAATTTCTTTTGAGTACGATTGATCAAGAAGTCTACGAGTTTTTTTCATTTTTATTAGATAATCGTTTGAAAAAGATCGATCTTACTACTTGCGCAAAACAACTGAAACATTCGAAAAATAGAATGCTGATGATCTGTGATCGAGCAAAAGAATTTAGACAAAACTATCCGTATTTCACGTTGGAAATTGCCGATGATTTGACGATTTATTGTCATTTTTCTTCTAACTTTTTATTATCCAAATTATACGCATTGATGCTTGAAGACACGATTCCTTTTCGAATATTGGACCGTTTGTTTAGCCAAAAATATATTTCTTTGGAAAAAACCGCGCAGCAATACTTTGTTAGTGATCGAACGGTTCAGCGGAAATTGAAGGAATTAGATCGCATCCTATCAAATTATAATATAGGTTTAGATTTGAAAAGTAAATCGTTATTTAAAGGAGCCGAATATCGCATTCGCTATTTTTTTCACACGATGTACTGGCAGGTTTTTGACGAGAATAGAATCAAGAACTTTGATCTAAAAAAGAGCAGTCTGGTACAGTTGAGACAGCGATTAACGTCTCTGCCGACACATTATCGTAATATTGATATCGACAAGTTTATTCAAATCATAGCTATTAGTGTGTACCGAATGAAAAGAGGCTATTTCATCCATGAAATCCCGCAAGAAATGACTGAAATCAATCATTTGTACATTTCATTCGATACGTTTAAAGAGGAAATCATGACTCCGTTATTCGAAGAAAATTATTTACACATGAATATACCAAAGAAAGAATATTATTTTTTATACTATATGTTTACTGTTATTACCACGTATCTGCCAGAAGAAGTTCCTGAACAGCTGAAAAAAGATCAACAAACTAAAGGAGCTCCAGAGATGGCTTGGCTATTTGCTCGGACTGCACAGTCATTTTTTAAGTTGCCATTAAGCAAAGTTATTTTAAATTATTTAGTGATGAATGTACTAACAATACATTCTACTTCCATTGTATTTGCATCGGAAAACAAGATGGATGCATTTGGAAAATCAACAACCGAAGCGGATTATCTACGGGTTTTTCCGAAAATATACCCGAGAGTAAAAGAAATGTATGCCCTCTTAAGTGAACAATCTCCTTTTTTTGCTGAAATGTATACTGCAAATAATCGACTGCTTTTTCAATACAGCATGCTTCTTTCTCTAGTGGTACAACCGTCGGCTCAGCCAATTAGGTTATTTCATGAATCGAAGTTTGGGAAAATTCAGGAGGCGAAACAAAAAAGACGAATTCGCCAGTTACTGAATGATGCAGTTGTTTTCGTTGATGAAGCGCCGGAAATCGTTTTAACAGATTATCCTGTCGATCGTGAAAAATTCAAAAAGC